The following DNA comes from Chloroflexota bacterium.
ACGAGGCGTGCTACCCGGCGTTCAAGGCGCTGTGCCAGGGGCTGTTCAGCCCCCTCGCCGAGCGGATGGGCTGGGAGCCGAAGCCGGGCGATGGGCACCTCGACGCGATCCTGCGCAGCGTGGCCCTCGGGCAGGCGGGCTACTACGACGACCCGGCGGTGCTCGCGGAGGCGCGGCGCCGGTTCGAGCTGTACCTGGAGGACCCGTCGACGCTGCGGCCTGACCTTCGCGGGGTTGTGTTCAGCCTTACGGCGCAGCAGGGCGACACGGACACGTACAACAAGCTGTGGGAACTGCAGAAGAGCGCGGAGTCGCAGGAGGAAAAGGTCCGGCTGCTGATCTCGCTCACGCGCATCCCGGACCCGGAGCTCATCAGTGACGTCCTGCAGCGCTCGCTTACCGACGACGTCCGGTCGCAGGACACCGTGTCCGTGGTGGGCGCAGTCTCGGCCAACCCGAAGGGCAAGGAGCTCGCGTGGGACTTTCTGAAGGACAACTGGGACACCTTCATGGACCGCTATGGACACGGCGGGTTCATGCTCATGCGGATTGTCGGGCTGCCGCGCGGCTTTACGACGCGGGAGAAGCTCGACGAGGTGCGCGAGTTCTACGAGTCGCACCCTGCGCCGGCGGCGGAGCGGTCGGTGCGGCAGACCATCGAGGGGCTGGAGCTCAACGTGGCGTGGGTGGAGCGCAACAAGGACGACGTTGCGGACTGGTTCGCGGGGCGATAATTCGGACGACGCAAGACTAGGAGGAAAAAATGAAGCTCGTGATGTACAACGACAACCAGCCGGGCATCCTGACCGATGCGGGAGTAATTGACGTAAGCGACATCAGTCCCGGCGGCGGCCAGGCCGCGATGGTCCACTTGATCACCAACTACGACGACCTGAAAGGGCAGCTCGAGGCGCGGGCCGCGGAGGGTACGCCGGTCGAGGGCGCGCAGCTACGGGCCCCGTTGCCGCGCCCCAACAAGGTCCTCTGCATGGGCGGCAATTTCCGGGAGTTTGGCGCGCGGGAGCCATCGCCGATGTGGGGATTCACCAAGGCGCTCGACAGCATCATCGGGCCGGGCGACACCGTCGTACTGCCGGACGTCGACGCCAACATCTTCCACCACGAGGCGGAGCTGCTGCTGGTCTTCGGCAAGGGCGGGAAGGACATCCCGGCGTCGGAGGCGATGGACCACGTCTTCGGCTACACCGCGGGCGTGGACGTCTCGGCGCGCATGTCCGGCGGCGGGGGCCGGGTGCCGAACACGATGCCGATCTCGGAGCACAAGTCCTACGACACCTTCTGCCCCATGGGCCCGTGCATCGTGACCAAGGACGAGATTGCCGACCCGGAGAACTTGCAGGTCACGCTCAAGGTCGACGGTGAGGTACGGCCCAACTACAACACGAGCGACCTGGCGCACTCCATCGCGGAGTCGATCGAGTACGTGGCGGCGATCGAGGAGATCAGCGCCGGCGACGTGCTGTTCATGGGCACGAATCACCAGGGACTCGGCGCGATGCAGGACGGCGAGACCATCGAGATGGGCATCGAGGGCATCGGCAGCTTCACGTTCAGTGTGAGCGACCCGTTGAAGCGCCGCTGGCCGAAGGGCGTCGACGAGGCGACGGCCAAGGACATCCGCGAGGGCACCGGCGGGCCGGGGCGGCAGTCGCGGCCGATGCCGGCGGGGTAGGCGCCGCTCGGCCATGGACATCGAGATCGGCAACGGGTTCGCCCTGCGCGACTGGGCGTCGGCGTGGGAGAACGCCGACCGGGAGCGGTTCGTCACGTTTGCCAACGACTACGACGTCTGGAGGCAGCTGTACGACCGCTTCCCCCGCCCGTACACGTCTGCGGACGCCGACGAGTGGATTGCGCTGAATGCCGGACGGACCACGCTCTCAACCTTCGCCATCTGCGACGCCGACGGGCCCATCGGCAGCGCCGGACTCACGCTGCGGGACGCCGACTACCGGCACTCGGCCGAGATCGGCTACTGGCTGGGGAAGCCGTTCTGGG
Coding sequences within:
- a CDS encoding fumarylacetoacetate hydrolase family protein, which encodes MKLVMYNDNQPGILTDAGVIDVSDISPGGGQAAMVHLITNYDDLKGQLEARAAEGTPVEGAQLRAPLPRPNKVLCMGGNFREFGAREPSPMWGFTKALDSIIGPGDTVVLPDVDANIFHHEAELLLVFGKGGKDIPASEAMDHVFGYTAGVDVSARMSGGGGRVPNTMPISEHKSYDTFCPMGPCIVTKDEIADPENLQVTLKVDGEVRPNYNTSDLAHSIAESIEYVAAIEEISAGDVLFMGTNHQGLGAMQDGETIEMGIEGIGSFTFSVSDPLKRRWPKGVDEATAKDIREGTGGPGRQSRPMPAG
- a CDS encoding GNAT family protein; the protein is MDIEIGNGFALRDWASAWENADRERFVTFANDYDVWRQLYDRFPRPYTSADADEWIALNAGRTTLSTFAICDADGPIGSAGLTLRDADYRHSAEIGYWLGKPFWGQGIVTAAVKALTHYAFESLGLIRIEAHIFARNHASARVLEKAGYQREGLLRKASMKEDEALDNVLFAALRDEWRP